A stretch of the Pseudoalteromonas phenolica genome encodes the following:
- a CDS encoding porin, which produces MKFLKKMTATAIATLLASTAQAQESKLDSLSVSGFIDMSYYSVEQDKGASVHEFGLDQVELNLAYQFDSKLSANVDIEYQNSDEGVDLEQAFLNYSLSENLTVKAGRFLSYSGWETEEPTGLFQYSGTGYAQYFYGYYQQGVSAIYSSEKFAVAVSVVNDLAGPQSTDSEHPGVETMVAFTPNDAVTVKGFYSKDGDVELINTWASYSAEKLTVAAEYNQAENSAFSGSDASGYLVMANYAFDDFGFTVRYHDFSVEDELGTVVTEQSSLTLSPSYAVNDNLLMVFEYRMDDNVTTADEDIFAIEALLTF; this is translated from the coding sequence ATGAAGTTTTTAAAAAAGATGACAGCTACTGCAATAGCAACTCTACTTGCCTCCACAGCACAGGCGCAAGAATCTAAATTAGATTCCTTAAGCGTCTCGGGTTTCATCGATATGTCTTATTATTCAGTCGAACAAGACAAAGGGGCATCAGTGCATGAATTTGGTTTAGACCAAGTAGAACTTAATCTGGCATATCAATTTGACAGTAAATTATCTGCAAATGTCGATATCGAATATCAAAACTCTGATGAGGGCGTCGATTTAGAGCAAGCTTTTTTAAACTATTCACTCTCAGAAAACCTAACTGTTAAAGCGGGCCGTTTCCTAAGTTATTCAGGCTGGGAAACTGAAGAGCCAACTGGTTTATTTCAATATTCTGGTACCGGATATGCCCAGTACTTCTATGGCTACTATCAACAGGGTGTGTCAGCTATTTATAGCAGTGAAAAATTCGCTGTTGCAGTCTCAGTAGTCAATGACCTTGCAGGCCCTCAATCAACAGATTCTGAACACCCTGGTGTCGAAACCATGGTGGCATTTACACCTAACGATGCAGTCACAGTAAAAGGTTTTTATTCAAAAGATGGTGATGTTGAACTCATCAATACTTGGGCCAGTTACTCAGCCGAAAAGCTTACAGTGGCAGCAGAGTATAACCAAGCTGAGAATAGCGCTTTTTCTGGAAGCGACGCGTCGGGCTACCTAGTCATGGCAAATTATGCATTCGATGACTTTGGTTTTACGGTTCGATATCACGACTTCAGCGTAGAAGACGAGTTAGGCACGGTTGTAACCGAGCAGAGCAGTTTAACTCTTTCTCCTAGCTACGCAGTTAATGACAACTTACTCATGGTCTTTGAATACCGTATGGATGACAACGTTACAACCGCAGATGAAGACATTTTTGCAATCGAAGCACTACTTACTTTTTAA
- a CDS encoding ATP-binding protein: MNTRRHITSTRRTYNKLVANEMMEDFALRYTPKSARQWSLNRIAITALGFASFLLLEAIGGAITLNFGFTNAAWAILAVTTVIFLFGLPISYYAAKYGVDIDLLSRGAGFGYIGSTIASLIYASFTFIFFALEASIMSMALHSLMGVPVHIAYLFSAIVILPLVMHGISYISSFQAWTQPLWILLQIFPFYFLLTHADSNFTEWVNFTGSAGDGGANFNLLLFGSASAVLLSLVAQIGEQVDILRFLPAEKKATKWQWWLALLAGGPGWIIVGAIKLFLGSFLAYFALQQGVAIELADDPAHMYNLVFKLVFESPTVAAIVACIFIVICQLKINVANAYAGSLAWSNFFSRITHNHPGRVVWVIFNVVIAFLLMELGVYHTIEKMLTVYSVIVLAWLSSVVADLTINKPLGLSPKHIEFKRSHLFDINPVGVGSMFIAALAGFIAHAGILGEAIKALASYISCLLPFMIVPFLGWLTKGKYYLVRANQDDMPTVAKCHICENTFEKEDMTFCPAYNKNICSLCCSLDVRCGDECRSKGVMKNQLNGFFKRFLSTKLLNLLSRPLAQSIYVTLGLSFTSAGIFFLIYQQISLDGQAKEVIANTLIKVFFVLLIIIGVVSWLFVLARRGNRLALKELRAHTKALAEEASAHDKTLSELKGAKEAAEMANEAKSRYLTNLSHELRTPLNVMLGYAQLFCQDTRLSQSHIDTFKIIKRNGDHLSDLIEGLLELSKIEAGRLCLHRDECNLKTMLQQLVDMFQMHADKKGITFRYQPSGHIPDYVITDKQRFRQVLINLLSNSIKYTEKGSVTFRVSYRNEVATFSIQDTGEGISSRDQKRIFQPFEQIRSTHNQAIGGTGLGLTISSALIELMGGEITLDSQLGKGSTFGIRLMMPSVYHEVRTLEQDNLRAKGYFGERKAILIVDDDKDYQKLLVDFLSPLGFILKIASDAKSGLEILHKNRIDLAILDVRMSAQDGWQMVKTMRKQNLYTPVLMVSANARDNESSLAAQGYHNGYLTKPINLNTLLIKIGQLMMIKWQSDKEPEIQALSNSTPDFAESNKMPAKKEHYMELIAMAEIGYLSGFKSKLIEIETSFFIPDGVTAKLNQYLQQCNFPKIVEYLREVSCE; encoded by the coding sequence ATGAATACAAGGCGACACATCACCTCTACCCGCCGAACGTATAATAAGTTAGTCGCAAACGAAATGATGGAAGACTTTGCATTACGTTACACACCTAAAAGTGCAAGACAGTGGTCTCTTAATCGTATTGCAATTACAGCACTTGGCTTCGCATCGTTTTTATTGCTTGAGGCAATTGGCGGCGCTATCACCTTAAATTTTGGTTTTACCAATGCCGCTTGGGCGATTTTAGCGGTGACAACGGTTATTTTTTTATTTGGATTACCGATAAGCTACTACGCCGCTAAATACGGTGTAGATATTGACCTGCTCAGCCGTGGTGCTGGGTTTGGTTATATTGGTTCGACTATCGCGTCTCTCATTTATGCATCTTTTACGTTTATCTTTTTTGCTCTAGAAGCATCAATAATGTCGATGGCTCTGCACTCATTGATGGGTGTGCCTGTACATATAGCTTATCTTTTTAGTGCCATTGTAATTTTGCCTTTGGTGATGCATGGCATCTCTTATATAAGTAGCTTCCAAGCTTGGACTCAGCCACTTTGGATTTTATTACAAATTTTCCCTTTTTATTTTTTACTCACCCATGCAGACAGTAATTTTACTGAATGGGTTAATTTCACAGGTAGTGCCGGAGATGGAGGAGCTAACTTTAATCTTTTGTTATTTGGTTCAGCTTCTGCGGTTTTGCTTTCGTTAGTTGCTCAAATAGGAGAGCAAGTAGATATTTTGAGGTTTTTGCCAGCAGAAAAGAAAGCAACTAAGTGGCAATGGTGGCTAGCATTACTCGCGGGAGGGCCTGGTTGGATAATTGTCGGTGCGATTAAGCTATTTTTGGGATCGTTTTTAGCTTACTTTGCCTTACAGCAAGGAGTTGCGATTGAATTAGCCGATGATCCTGCACATATGTATAACCTTGTATTTAAACTCGTGTTTGAGTCACCGACCGTTGCAGCAATTGTGGCATGTATTTTTATTGTAATTTGCCAGCTAAAGATTAACGTCGCCAATGCTTATGCGGGTTCTTTAGCTTGGTCAAACTTTTTTTCAAGAATAACGCACAACCACCCAGGGCGCGTTGTGTGGGTAATTTTTAATGTGGTCATAGCTTTTTTACTTATGGAGTTAGGGGTTTACCATACTATTGAAAAAATGCTGACCGTGTACTCAGTAATTGTACTAGCTTGGCTAAGCTCTGTGGTGGCAGATTTAACAATTAATAAGCCATTGGGGCTTAGTCCGAAGCACATTGAGTTTAAGCGGTCACACTTATTTGATATTAACCCGGTTGGGGTGGGGTCAATGTTCATAGCTGCATTGGCTGGTTTTATTGCACATGCTGGCATTTTAGGTGAAGCAATTAAAGCACTCGCTTCCTATATTTCGTGCTTATTACCTTTTATGATCGTGCCTTTTTTAGGTTGGTTAACAAAAGGAAAATACTACCTAGTCAGAGCAAATCAAGATGATATGCCCACCGTAGCAAAATGTCATATATGTGAGAACACATTTGAAAAAGAGGATATGACATTTTGCCCAGCTTATAATAAGAACATTTGTTCATTGTGTTGCTCACTTGATGTTCGATGTGGCGATGAATGTCGTTCAAAAGGCGTTATGAAGAATCAACTGAATGGCTTCTTTAAACGGTTTTTATCGACTAAGTTGTTAAACCTATTATCAAGGCCATTGGCACAGTCGATATATGTCACTCTAGGGTTAAGTTTTACCAGTGCTGGTATTTTCTTTTTAATTTATCAACAAATTTCATTGGATGGTCAAGCAAAGGAAGTCATAGCAAATACGCTTATCAAAGTTTTTTTCGTTCTACTGATAATTATTGGTGTAGTTAGTTGGTTATTTGTGCTCGCTAGGCGCGGTAACCGTTTAGCCCTCAAAGAGTTGCGAGCACATACCAAAGCACTTGCAGAAGAAGCTTCAGCTCATGATAAAACATTATCAGAACTAAAAGGGGCCAAAGAAGCTGCCGAAATGGCGAACGAAGCGAAGAGCAGATACCTGACAAACTTAAGTCATGAATTAAGAACCCCGTTAAATGTCATGCTTGGTTATGCGCAACTATTTTGCCAAGATACCCGGCTTTCCCAATCGCACATAGACACATTTAAAATCATTAAACGTAATGGTGATCACTTATCCGATCTTATTGAAGGGTTATTAGAGTTATCAAAAATTGAGGCAGGGCGTTTATGTTTACATAGGGATGAGTGCAATCTAAAAACTATGTTGCAACAATTGGTGGATATGTTTCAAATGCATGCTGATAAAAAAGGCATAACTTTCAGATACCAACCGTCAGGGCATATTCCGGATTATGTTATTACTGACAAGCAGCGTTTTCGACAAGTGCTCATTAATCTGTTGTCTAATTCTATAAAATATACAGAAAAAGGCAGCGTGACGTTTCGTGTAAGCTACCGAAATGAAGTTGCGACTTTCAGTATTCAAGATACAGGAGAAGGGATTTCTTCGAGAGATCAAAAGCGCATATTTCAACCTTTTGAACAGATCCGAAGTACTCATAATCAAGCCATTGGGGGAACGGGGTTGGGATTAACGATCTCTTCCGCTTTAATTGAACTCATGGGTGGAGAAATCACATTAGACAGTCAGTTAGGTAAAGGTTCAACATTCGGGATCAGGTTAATGATGCCTTCTGTTTATCATGAAGTTAGAACATTAGAGCAAGATAACTTGCGAGCCAAAGGGTATTTTGGTGAGCGTAAAGCTATTCTCATTGTTGATGATGATAAAGATTACCAAAAGTTACTTGTAGATTTTCTTTCGCCTCTGGGTTTTATACTAAAAATAGCCAGTGATGCAAAAAGTGGGTTGGAGATTTTACATAAAAATCGGATCGATTTAGCTATTTTAGATGTTCGTATGTCTGCGCAAGATGGCTGGCAAATGGTTAAAACAATGCGGAAACAAAACCTATACACACCGGTATTAATGGTGTCTGCAAATGCTAGAGATAATGAATCTAGTCTCGCGGCTCAAGGCTACCATAATGGGTATTTAACTAAACCAATTAACTTAAATACACTGCTGATTAAAATTGGTCAGTTAATGATGATTAAATGGCAGTCTGACAAAGAACCTGAGATTCAAGCCTTGTCTAATTCGACACCAGACTTTGCTGAATCGAACAAAATGCCAGCAAAAAAAGAGCATTATATGGAATTGATTGCAATGGCCGAAATTGGATATTTATCAGGGTTTAAATCTAAATTAATAGAAATAGAAACGTCATTTTTTATCCCAGATGGTGTGACGGCTAAGCTAAATCAATATTTGCAACAGTGCAATTTTCCAAAAATAGTTGAGTATTTACGAGAGGTAAGCTGTGAATAA
- a CDS encoding DNA-binding response regulator, whose protein sequence is MNNKISDVVLVVDDSPESLGMLNVALNTEGYTPLVALNGVQAISIAEKVTPDVVLLDAVMPEMNGFETCKRLRQILPNTPIIFMTGLSDVEDIVNGFEAGGIDYVTKPISPDEVIVRIKTHIHTAKLALSAQNALDHAGSNVLCVNDNGCLSWATPFVYELIDSISKFDSTPWVTLSNALKDWLLEASENRTSLDLRCFDSPLTLSYQRKQGELHLLKISKAKEKKTAEVLKARLPITQRESEVLYWLSYGKTSWEISQILELSPRTVNKHLEQIYKKLGVDNRTSAAAISIRLLEE, encoded by the coding sequence GTGAATAATAAAATAAGTGATGTCGTACTGGTTGTTGATGATTCACCAGAATCACTTGGAATGTTGAATGTAGCTTTAAATACCGAAGGTTACACGCCTTTGGTAGCACTTAATGGGGTCCAAGCTATTTCAATTGCGGAAAAAGTGACTCCAGATGTTGTTTTGTTAGATGCCGTCATGCCCGAAATGAATGGCTTTGAAACATGTAAAAGGTTAAGACAAATATTGCCTAACACTCCAATCATATTTATGACAGGTTTGTCTGATGTTGAAGATATTGTGAACGGCTTTGAAGCGGGTGGTATTGATTATGTGACAAAACCAATTTCTCCCGATGAGGTCATCGTGCGTATTAAGACTCATATTCATACTGCCAAATTAGCGTTGAGCGCTCAGAATGCGCTTGATCATGCTGGCAGTAATGTACTATGTGTAAACGATAATGGTTGTTTGTCATGGGCGACACCATTTGTTTATGAGCTCATAGATAGTATCTCTAAATTTGATAGTACACCTTGGGTGACACTATCAAATGCGTTAAAAGATTGGCTTTTAGAAGCTTCTGAAAATCGCACTAGCTTGGATCTTAGGTGTTTTGATTCCCCTTTAACTTTGAGTTATCAAAGAAAGCAAGGGGAGTTACACTTACTGAAAATAAGTAAAGCGAAAGAAAAGAAAACAGCGGAAGTTCTAAAAGCACGGTTACCCATAACACAAAGAGAGTCAGAGGTTTTGTATTGGCTATCATATGGGAAAACCAGCTGGGAAATTTCCCAAATTTTAGAATTGAGCCCAAGAACGGTAAACAAACATTTAGAGCAAATTTACAAAAAACTCGGAGTTGATAATCGCACTTCTGCAGCTGCAATATCAATTAGGTTACTTGAAGAGTAA
- a CDS encoding efflux RND transporter permease subunit: protein MIDFIVSFAVKRRWLVIAATLLVAAFGVYNMTRLSIDAVPDITNVQVQINTKATGFTPLETEQRITYLIENAMAGLPNLETTRSLSRYGLSQVTVIFNEGTDIYWARQQIGERLQSVRSELPNNIEPSMGPIASGLGEIFTYIVRAQESAKKPDGSAYGAEDLRTLQDWVIKPQLMKVKGITEINSIGGFEKQYQVAPEPSKLLAYKLTITDVVNALEQNNANRGAGYIERNGMQYLVRSPGQLKTLTDIEQLVVARRDAPVRIKDIGKVSYGKELRTGAASYGGEEAVLGTAMMLMGENSRVVAKAVADKLQAIQSSLPKGVIVEAVYDRTTLVDKTIATIEKNLFEGAVLVIVILFLLLGNITGALITALVIPLSMLFAMTGMVSNRVSGNLMSLGAIDFGLIVDGAVIVVENALRRLGLAQHQHGRLLTLQERLDVVYHSTKEVFNPAAFGMLIIMLVYLPLFALEGVEGKMFQPMAFTVIAALIGALIFSITFVPAAIAIFVKGKIEEKENRVMRSAKAIYQPLLAFSLKHSVALVAVAFTFVGIVAWQAQKLGAEFLPKLDEGDIAMHALRITGTGLEQSVEMQLTLENTIKTLPEVAHVFSKIGTPDVATDPMPPNVADTFMILKPKSEWPNPDESKADVLTRLRAKVADMPGNNYEFTQPIEMRFNELIAGVRADVALRIYGDDLSVLKQYGEKATVLLKNVKGATDVRLEQMAGLPTLSVEPQRDHLALLGLTVSDIQDMLAAAVGGVETGLIYEGDKRFKLLVRLDKQWSQDLEALKSLPVALPVSQNPDLAFVPLGEVANIVLTTGPNQINRESGKRNVIVTANVDERDLASFISETKTLMNGELNLPAGYWLDYGGTFEQLESASQRLSIVVPLTLLLILGLLYSAFNSIRDALVIFSGVPLALTGGVLALVLRDMPFSISAAVGFIALSGVAVLNGVVMLSFIKQLRGQGLELYQAIEQGALQRLRPVMMTALVASLGFLPMALNVGTGAEVQRPLATVVVGGIITSTLLTLVVLPALYKLVQRKTNRP, encoded by the coding sequence ATGATTGATTTTATAGTTTCTTTTGCCGTAAAGCGTCGCTGGCTAGTCATAGCAGCCACTTTGCTGGTTGCCGCATTTGGTGTGTATAACATGACACGTTTATCGATAGATGCGGTCCCCGATATCACCAACGTACAGGTGCAGATCAATACCAAAGCCACCGGTTTCACTCCTTTAGAAACCGAGCAACGGATCACCTATTTAATAGAAAACGCCATGGCAGGGTTGCCAAATCTCGAAACAACACGTTCGCTATCCCGTTATGGTTTATCTCAAGTCACCGTTATTTTTAACGAAGGCACCGATATTTACTGGGCAAGACAGCAAATTGGCGAACGCCTGCAAAGTGTTCGCAGTGAATTGCCCAATAACATAGAACCCAGTATGGGCCCTATTGCCAGTGGCTTAGGTGAAATATTTACCTATATTGTCAGAGCACAAGAGAGCGCCAAAAAGCCCGATGGCTCGGCTTATGGCGCAGAAGATCTGCGTACTTTGCAAGACTGGGTTATTAAACCACAACTCATGAAAGTTAAAGGTATTACAGAGATAAACAGCATCGGCGGCTTTGAAAAACAATATCAAGTCGCCCCAGAGCCGAGCAAACTACTTGCGTATAAACTGACTATTACCGATGTAGTTAATGCGCTTGAGCAAAATAATGCTAATCGCGGCGCAGGTTATATTGAGCGCAATGGTATGCAATATTTGGTTCGCTCTCCCGGGCAATTGAAAACCCTGACGGACATTGAACAACTTGTTGTCGCAAGGCGTGATGCGCCAGTTCGTATTAAAGACATAGGTAAAGTCTCGTACGGAAAAGAGCTTCGAACCGGCGCTGCCAGTTATGGCGGTGAAGAAGCAGTGCTTGGCACAGCCATGATGTTGATGGGCGAAAACAGTCGTGTGGTTGCCAAAGCCGTTGCCGATAAACTACAAGCAATTCAATCCAGTTTGCCTAAAGGGGTTATTGTCGAAGCCGTTTATGACCGCACAACATTAGTTGATAAAACCATTGCCACCATAGAGAAAAACCTATTTGAGGGCGCGGTGTTAGTTATCGTTATTTTGTTTTTATTACTTGGCAACATCACAGGCGCACTCATCACCGCATTGGTTATTCCACTGAGTATGTTGTTTGCCATGACAGGCATGGTAAGCAATCGCGTATCGGGTAACTTAATGAGCTTAGGGGCCATAGATTTTGGTTTGATAGTAGACGGCGCGGTCATAGTCGTTGAAAATGCCCTGCGCCGTTTGGGATTAGCCCAACACCAACACGGTCGCTTGTTAACCTTACAAGAGCGTTTAGACGTTGTATATCACAGTACCAAAGAGGTCTTTAATCCCGCCGCATTTGGCATGCTGATCATCATGTTGGTGTATTTACCCTTATTTGCTCTAGAGGGCGTCGAGGGCAAAATGTTCCAGCCAATGGCGTTTACCGTGATTGCTGCGTTAATCGGCGCGCTGATCTTTTCTATTACCTTTGTGCCTGCAGCCATTGCCATTTTCGTTAAAGGTAAAATTGAAGAAAAAGAAAATCGAGTCATGCGCTCAGCAAAAGCCATTTACCAGCCGTTACTCGCTTTCTCTTTAAAACACTCAGTTGCGTTAGTCGCCGTGGCATTCACTTTTGTAGGAATTGTCGCTTGGCAAGCACAAAAACTTGGGGCTGAATTTTTACCTAAACTCGACGAAGGTGATATTGCTATGCATGCGCTTCGGATCACGGGCACTGGGTTAGAGCAATCGGTTGAGATGCAATTAACGCTTGAAAACACCATTAAAACCCTGCCTGAAGTGGCGCATGTGTTCTCAAAAATTGGCACACCGGATGTCGCCACCGACCCTATGCCGCCGAATGTGGCTGACACCTTTATGATCTTAAAGCCAAAATCTGAATGGCCAAATCCTGATGAAAGTAAAGCCGATGTACTTACTCGACTCAGAGCTAAAGTCGCAGACATGCCGGGTAATAACTATGAGTTTACTCAGCCCATTGAAATGCGCTTTAACGAATTAATCGCCGGTGTGCGTGCCGATGTGGCACTGCGCATTTATGGCGATGACTTAAGTGTACTTAAACAATATGGTGAAAAGGCCACTGTGCTATTGAAAAACGTCAAAGGTGCCACCGATGTACGCTTAGAGCAAATGGCTGGCTTACCGACTTTATCGGTTGAACCACAACGTGATCATTTGGCGTTACTCGGCTTAACGGTCAGTGATATTCAAGACATGCTTGCCGCTGCTGTCGGCGGTGTTGAAACAGGCCTAATTTATGAGGGCGACAAACGCTTTAAACTCTTAGTCAGGCTTGATAAACAATGGTCACAAGATTTAGAGGCCTTAAAATCACTGCCTGTGGCTCTGCCAGTAAGTCAGAACCCAGATCTGGCGTTTGTGCCCTTGGGGGAAGTAGCCAATATAGTGTTAACCACAGGACCGAATCAAATCAACCGTGAAAGCGGCAAACGCAATGTGATTGTCACCGCCAACGTTGATGAGCGAGATTTAGCCAGCTTTATCAGTGAAACAAAAACGCTTATGAATGGCGAACTCAATCTTCCTGCAGGTTATTGGCTTGATTATGGGGGGACTTTTGAGCAACTCGAATCAGCCAGCCAACGACTTAGTATTGTTGTACCTTTGACTTTATTATTAATACTTGGCCTGCTTTATAGCGCGTTTAATTCAATCAGGGATGCATTGGTCATTTTCAGTGGCGTACCATTAGCGTTAACCGGTGGTGTATTGGCTTTAGTGCTCAGAGACATGCCATTTTCAATTTCTGCCGCAGTCGGCTTTATCGCCCTTTCTGGAGTGGCAGTACTTAACGGTGTGGTCATGCTGTCGTTTATCAAGCAACTCAGGGGGCAAGGTTTAGAACTATACCAAGCTATCGAGCAAGGGGCCTTGCAAAGGCTACGCCCTGTCATGATGACTGCCCTAGTCGCCAGCCTAGGCTTTTTGCCCATGGCGCTGAATGTCGGTACAGGTGCTGAAGTACAAAGGCCTCTGGCTACCGTCGTCGTCGGCGGCATTATTACCTCGACACTGCTTACTTTGGTCGTGCTCCCCGCATTGTATAAACTAGTACAACGAAAAACTAATAGGCCGTAA
- a CDS encoding efflux RND transporter periplasmic adaptor subunit: MKSLKLSTIALTFAFSTLAMTHSSMVFAGEGHDHDEKPTYTQKQPPHDEEENVVVLSEQAILANGIETERASIGIISQHDTLFGVIAPTIDNTFTIMAPYQGIVEKVFVEIGDRVTKNQPLLKVQNRQTLQSYIIKSPADGEVTERLIAQGQLALDQTLLTIINLEQVWVELSAFPENIEKLKIGQSADIYDLHQHLNTSGKVSYIAPMMTGGHIARARVVINNLDGHWRPGMHVKADVKTAELTSQLRVKQTAIQSLEDENVVFVKTANRFEARHVTLGEANREWVSVIEGLNAGEEYVTENSYILKADLLKNGASHAH; this comes from the coding sequence ATGAAATCATTAAAACTATCGACTATCGCCTTAACATTCGCTTTCTCAACGCTCGCGATGACTCATAGCTCAATGGTTTTTGCTGGCGAAGGGCATGATCACGATGAAAAGCCAACTTATACACAGAAACAACCGCCACATGATGAAGAAGAAAATGTCGTAGTGCTCTCCGAGCAAGCCATTTTAGCCAATGGCATAGAAACCGAACGTGCGAGCATTGGCATAATAAGCCAACACGACACTTTGTTTGGCGTGATCGCGCCAACCATAGACAACACTTTCACCATCATGGCCCCTTATCAGGGCATTGTTGAAAAAGTATTTGTAGAAATTGGTGATCGAGTGACAAAAAACCAGCCGCTACTCAAAGTACAAAATCGCCAAACGTTACAAAGCTACATCATTAAGAGCCCTGCCGATGGTGAAGTCACGGAACGTTTAATTGCGCAGGGGCAACTGGCGTTAGATCAAACCTTACTGACCATCATTAATCTCGAGCAAGTGTGGGTTGAGCTGTCGGCATTTCCTGAAAACATCGAAAAGCTCAAAATCGGTCAAAGCGCTGATATTTACGATTTACACCAACACTTAAACACCTCGGGCAAGGTCTCGTATATCGCCCCTATGATGACAGGCGGACATATCGCCCGGGCAAGAGTGGTGATCAACAACCTTGACGGACATTGGCGACCGGGCATGCATGTGAAAGCCGATGTAAAAACGGCTGAGCTTACAAGCCAATTAAGAGTGAAACAAACCGCGATTCAAAGCTTAGAAGACGAAAACGTGGTGTTTGTTAAAACCGCAAACCGCTTTGAGGCGCGCCATGTAACACTTGGTGAAGCCAATCGCGAATGGGTGTCGGTCATTGAAGGCTTAAATGCAGGGGAAGAGTATGTCACTGAAAACAGTTACATCTTAAAAGCCGATCTTCTCAAAAACGGCGCAAGCCACGCGCATTAA
- a CDS encoding TolC family protein, with protein sequence MKKISFLIMGLAIYMPQPVWAEQTPLSLKTVLQRTQANHPSLQLYKEKAAVIEANRLQAGLSPNPELSFSLENAFGNNEAKDVSGIEGTLLISQLFERGDKKQRRIAMQDSKLVQFQTEYQLTQLDVFADATAQYYQVMRLQSLLALSQTQQSTVSDALNTIKQRAAAGAVSNADVARMQFEHGTLQLEQQQLESEFTTAKLHLAQFWLDEADFSNVLELLPIRRHTNGNLKTELTLPNLADLHNAIDMAPEIQLISQQVLSEQAAMQLASANSVADLTLGTGVRFDNASNSASLLFEAAMPLQLSNSQQGNIKAASAQINLLSEQQQLIRQSLKQQISQTYTLAQNQQRRLLQLQSQLLPLAKTLISQSLDSYRLGQISVLQLLDAQKERFNTEQAIIDTQVALLNSHLMLQRLIGNTSLSALNNAHSQSPLSNQTATSSPWSNTL encoded by the coding sequence ATGAAAAAGATCTCATTTTTGATCATGGGTTTGGCTATTTATATGCCACAACCTGTGTGGGCCGAGCAAACGCCGCTTAGCCTAAAAACCGTGCTACAACGCACACAAGCAAACCACCCGAGTTTGCAACTTTACAAAGAAAAAGCAGCAGTTATTGAAGCGAACCGCTTACAAGCGGGTTTATCGCCTAACCCTGAATTAAGCTTCTCGCTCGAAAATGCATTCGGCAATAACGAGGCAAAAGATGTCAGTGGTATAGAAGGCACTTTGCTTATAAGCCAACTGTTTGAACGCGGTGATAAAAAGCAGCGTCGCATTGCGATGCAAGATAGCAAACTGGTTCAATTTCAGACCGAATATCAACTCACGCAACTCGATGTATTTGCTGATGCCACTGCGCAATATTACCAGGTGATGCGCTTACAAAGCTTACTCGCATTAAGCCAAACACAGCAAAGTACGGTATCGGACGCGCTTAATACCATTAAACAGCGTGCAGCGGCGGGTGCGGTATCGAATGCCGATGTGGCTCGAATGCAGTTTGAACACGGTACGCTACAGCTCGAACAGCAACAGCTTGAAAGTGAATTTACAACAGCAAAACTGCACCTTGCTCAGTTTTGGTTAGATGAAGCTGACTTCAGTAACGTTCTAGAACTACTGCCGATACGCAGACACACTAACGGCAATCTGAAAACAGAACTTACTTTGCCTAATTTAGCTGACTTACATAACGCTATTGATATGGCCCCTGAAATTCAACTTATTTCGCAACAAGTGCTATCCGAGCAAGCAGCTATGCAATTGGCTTCAGCTAATTCGGTCGCAGATCTTACTTTGGGCACAGGAGTCAGATTTGATAATGCCAGTAACAGTGCTTCACTGCTGTTTGAAGCAGCAATGCCACTGCAACTCAGCAATTCGCAACAAGGCAATATTAAAGCGGCTAGTGCGCAAATCAACTTATTAAGTGAGCAGCAGCAATTAATTCGCCAATCTCTTAAACAACAGATCAGCCAAACCTACACCCTAGCGCAAAACCAACAGCGCAGACTCTTGCAGTTGCAAAGCCAATTACTCCCTTTGGCAAAAACTTTAATCTCGCAAAGTTTAGACAGCTATCGTCTTGGGCAGATCTCAGTGCTGCAACTGTTAGATGCGCAAAAAGAGCGTTTCAATACCGAGCAAGCGATCATAGACACGCAAGTCGCACTACTCAATTCACACCTTATGTTACAGCGCTTGATAGGCAACACCTCACTATCAGCACTGAATAATGCTCATTCACAGTCACCTCTCTCTAATCAAACTGCAACTTCTTCGCCATGGAGCAACACATTATGA